The genomic segment ACTGTGGGGGTTGTGGGATCGCGTGCGCGGCGGGCGAGGTGTGTAACGCTGGGTCGTGTCAGGTCTCCTGCGGCGGTGGCCTGAGCGACTGCAGTGGCGTCTGCCGAGATCTGAGCACCGACAACGCCAATTGCGGAAGTTGCGGAAACGCCTGCGCATCGGGTGAAGTCTGTAGCGGTGGCACCTGTCAGGTTTCCTGCGGAAGCGGCCAGACGAACTGTAGCGGAGCGTGTCGAGACCTCTCGAGCGATCGCTTGAACTGCGGCACCTGCGGGAACACCTGCGCGGCCGGCGAAGTGTGCAGCGGTGGCACTTGCCAGGTTTCCTGCGGCGCCGGGCTCACCAACTGCAGCGGCGTGTGCCGCGACCTCACAGACGACCGCAACAACTGTGGGGGCTGCGGAACCTTCTGCGCCGCGGGTGAGGTCTGCACTGGTGGCGCCTGCCAAGTGTCTTGCGGTGCGGGGCTCAGCAACTGCAGTGGTACCTGCAGAGATCTCACAACGGACAACGCAAACTGTGGGGGCTGCGGCAGCCCGTGCGCCGCGGGCGAGCTGTGTAGCGGCAGCACCTGTCAGGTGTCGTGCGGGGGCGGCCTCAGCAACTGCAGTGGTACCTGCAGGGACCTGGCGACGGACCGACTGAACTGCGGCGGCTGCGGCACGACTTGCGCCGCGGGTGAGGTCTGCAGCGGCGGTAGCTGCCAGGTGTCGTGCGGCGGCGGGCTCGCCAACTGCAGCGGGATCTGTCGCGACCTGACGACGGACCGGAGCAACTGCGGCGCCTGCGGTACGGCGTGCGGCGCAGGCGAAGTCTGCAGTGGTGGCATTTGTCAGGTTTCGTGCGGAAACGGCCAGGCCACGTGCAGCGGCGTGTGTCGGGACTTGACCACGGACCGTCTAAACTGCGGGACCTGCGGGAATACCTGCGCTGCCGGTGAGGTTTGCAGCGGCGGAACCTGCCAGGTCTCCTGTGGCAGCGGACTCAGCAACTGCAGCGGCACCTGCAGGGACGTAACCACCGACCGCAACAACTGCGGCGGCTGCGGAGTGAGCTGCGCGGCTGGCGAGGTGTGTAGCGGTGGAACCTGTCAGGTCTCCTGCGGTAGCGGACTCAGCAACTGCAGCGGCTCGTGTCGTGATCTCTCCACGGATCGCAACAACTGCGGTGGCTGTGGGACGACTTGCGGTGCCGGCGAGCTTTGCAGCGGTGGAACCTGCCAAGTCTCTTGCGGCAGCGGCCTTAGCAACTGCAGCGGTTCGTGCCGTGATCTGGCGACCGATCGCAATAACTGTGGCGCTTGTGGAACCACGTGTGTGGCGGGGCAAGTGTGCAACGCAGGTAGCTGCCAGGTGTCCTGCGGCGGTGGGCTCAGCGACTGTAGCGGCGTCTGTCGTGATCTCGCGACCGACATCGCAAACTGCGGCGCTTGTGGCGTGACCTGCGCGGCGGGTCAGGTGTGTAGCGGCGGCAGCTGCCAGGTTTCGTGTGGCACTGGTCTCAGCAACTGCAGCGGCGTCTGTCGCGACCTGAGCTCCGACCGCCTGAACTGCGGCACCTGCGGCAACACGTGCGGCGCGGGTCAGGTGTGTAGCGGAGGGTCCTGTCAGGTTTCGTGCGGAAGCGGCCTCAGCAACTGCAGCGGCGTCTGTCGCGATCTCCAAGGGGACCGGCTGAACTGCGGCAGTTGCGGGAACGCCTGCGCCGCAGGGCAAGTCTGCTCTGGTGGCACTTGCCAAGCGACCTGCGGGAGCGGCCTGAGCACCTGTGGAACGCTGTGCAAGGACCTCACGAATGACCCGAACAACTGCGGGAGCTGCGGCACCGTGTGTGCTGCGGGTCAGACGTGCCTAGCAGGCAGCTGCGGCTGCGCCAACGGCGGAGCGCTGTGTGGCGGTCAATGCATCGTGGGCCAGCCCAACACCTGTGGCAGCGTCCTGAACCTCGGCAGCATGAGCGCCGGGACCAGCGTCGATTCGCCCCTAGAGGTGCTACCCGGAGCGAACGACGAAGCGTGGTACCGCATCAGCTTCCCTGAGAACGCTGACTTCCGGCGCCACGGAACCGGTACGCCGCGCATTCGCCTGGTCACGAACGACGGCTCAGTATTCCGCCTGGATATTCGCTCTTCTTGCGGCAGCACGCTCAGCTGCGGCAATGGCGGGAGCGCGAACAATCGTACCGACTGGCAGTTCACCGACACCTGCACCAACGCCAACACGAACTGCAGCACCCGAAGCGTGGGTTGGCCAACAACGATATACGTGCGTGTCTACCGTGTTGCCTCCGGGTCCGGCTGCGAGCAATTCCGGCTGCGCATCTCCCGCTGATCGACGCCTTTTCGCTGCTTACCTATGCGTCTTCACCACACACTATTCTTCACCCCGCTCCTGGTTCTCGCGCAAGCCACAGCGAGCAGCGCTGACGCTCAGACCCTGGAGGCCGAGGCGTCCAACGATGGGAGCGCCGAGGCCTCCGCTGACGGCAGCGTCTTCGAGTCGCTCCAGCTTCACCTCGAAGGAGGTGGCGATCTCGTCGTCGGAGGGACTCCCGCTGATCGCTTTGATCCCGGCGGTCATCTGCGGGGTCACCTGAGCCTGCCAGTCATCGGCGCCTTGCACCTGCAGCTTGGAACCGGCAGCTGGTGGTTCCCCGCGCAGTCTGGAGACGTGGGCCGACTGATCAGCGCTGAGGGTGGTGTGCGGTTCGCTCCCATGAAGGGCCCGGGCCCGCAAGGCCTCTTCATCGACGCCAACGTGGGACTTGGACTGACGGGCGATCTTCAGCGCCCCGTGATGAGCATCGGGCTTGGCTGGCAGTTTGCTCTCAGCGACTCCGTTGGGCTTGGTCCGGTTGTGCGCTACACCCAGGTGTTTCAGCCGGACTCCGAGAGCGGGCCCGATGACGCACGCCTCTTGGGAGCCGGAATCATCCTGAGCCTCGGTCTACCAAAGCGCGCCGTTAGCGAGGAGCCGGACAGGGACGGTGACGGGTTGCGAGGCGATCGCGATCGTTGCCCCACGGAACCTGAAGACGTGGACGGTTTCGAGGACGACGACGGCTGTCCGGATCCGGACAACGACAAAGACGGCATCCCCGACTCCGGCGATCGCTGCCCCGATGCTGCCGAGACCCACAACGAATACAAGGATGACGACGGGTGCCCCGACGAAGCACCTCCCCCCCCACCCGAGAAACCGCCGGAGACGCCGACTAGCGACGCGCCCGATGCCAAGGGCACCCCAATGGATCAAGTCGTGCACTTTAACTATCGCAGCCACCGTATCTTGGGTTCCGAAGAGGCGGCGATTCAGTCGGTTTGCGATGAGCTGAGCAAGCGAAGCGGCGCGCGGGTGCGCGTCCACGGCCACGCAGACGAAGCGGGATCCCCGGGGTACAACCACGAACTATCGGCGGAACGCGCCGGCAACGTCGCACGCTGGCTGGTGCGCTGCGGCGTCGATGGCTCACGCATCGTGGTCCAAGCCGACGGTGAGAACCTCCCGCTGTGTCGAGAGCACACCTCAGATTGTGCCGCACGGAACCGCCGAGTGGAGTTCGAGCTACTAGAAGAATGACGCCCGAAGCCGGGCCTCAAAGTTCAGCAGGTCTGCAGCGCAGTAGCTCAGTGCGCCTTGGTCGACTTGGGTTCGAAGAGCAGGGTGCCAGCCCCAAGGCGCACGCGGTTGTTGCGCCACTGAAGGTGGCGCTTGAACAACGCGCGCCCCCAAGTGAACAGGATACACACTTCACGCAACGGTGAGAGCACGAGAGGCAACCACAGACGCTCCGCTCCTCGCAGCAAATACCAGCCACCGACATCGCGCAACAGCGCAACGGATACACACCACGCGAGACCCACAGCGGGACCGAGGGTCGCCATCGCGAGCGGCAACAGCACCAAGGGTGACGCGAAAAGCTCCGCCGCGTACGCCACTGGACGCAACCGCCAGCGCAACATCCCCCAGCGCAAGTGACGTTCATGAAAGGCCTTCAGGCTCATCTTGGACGTGACGTTGTGCAGCACGGTGGATGCAATTGCCACGCGGTAACCTGCGTGTTGAAAGGTCTTCCCCAGGACGTAGTCCTCCGCCAAGACATCCTTGACACGCTCAAGGCCGCCCAGCTCTTGGACCAGCGATCGCCTGAACAGCATGCTCTTGCCCACCACAGACGAGTCGCCCAGCAGAGTCGGAAGCGCAGTGCCTCCGGCGCAGAACCCGTTGAGCTGAACGTTTTCAAGCGCGGCACCGAGGGTGTCTTCCGCGACTCCGGCAAAGAGGTTTGTCACCAAACCGATGCGCGGGTCGCTCTCATGGGTAGCCACTAGATCACCCAGGTAGTCGGGAGGCGCAGCGACGTTGGAGTCACTAACCAAAACCAAATCGTGAACTGCGTGAGGCAGCATTCCCCGTAGATTTCGCACCTTGGGGTTGATCCCTGCCTGGGCGAGGCTAACCACGGAGGGACCATGTACCACGACCTGAACGTGTACCTGAGGGTAGCGTTTCCTCAAGGTATCGACCACCAGGAGCGCCGGATCTGCCGTGTCTTCAACGCCGAACACCAGCTCGAAATCCGGGTGGTCCTGCAGGAAGAACGTCTCCAGGTTCTTCTCCAGACCGGCGTCCGCCCCGCATAGCGGCTTGAGAACACTCACCGCAGGCAGCTTCTGAGGCACTGGCACACGCTTGCGACTGACGCGGTAGGTGGCCGTGAGCCCAGCTAGTGTCCACGCCGTGCAGACGCCCAGAATGATGTTGGCGACCAGTGTCATGACTCCCCCTTGAGCTCAGATGAGCTCGAAGCTGCATTGGAAAAGATGCGAGACCAGAGCGGCAGGCACAGGCCAAAGTAGACCAAGCTAGTGATCGCGAGACGCATGGGGAGGATGGGGAGAGGGGTGAAAGTCACGGCGACGTGGAACAACACGAGGTTCGCGACGAAGCCCAGCGCTTCTACCGCGAGGAACAACAGACCCTGCCGAAGCCAATCCGCGCGGTAATCTTGAAAGGCGAACAGCTTGTTGCCGAAGAACTGCGCAACGACCCCGATGCTCAGCGCGGGGAGGCTCGCTAGACGCGGGTCCAAACCGAAGGTGTGCACCAGGAGCGCTAGGGTGCCGAGGTCGAAGAGCGTCGCCAGACTGCCCACGCTCAGGGAGCGAACCACCAGCCAGAGCCGAGCCAGGCGATCGGGCTTTTCCATCTACACTGGAACCTCTGTCCTTGCCTGAGGTGGGGCGGAGGGACGGTCAGAACGAACTACACAGGTCACCGAGATGTCTCCTTGCGCGGGTGCCGGACGTCGGAACCGCTGAAATGTAAGGCGAACGCTGTGCCAACTCGCGTCGGCGAGTAGTTTCGCGTACTTGCTCTGGACGAAGGCGCCGAACATGCGAAGCGAGGTTCACAGAAAGTGGTGTGACCAATTCGCGCTGCGCACGCGGCGACGCAGATCGCGACCACCTCGTCCACCATTTCGTTTCCCGGGTGTCACCGAAGGGACCGTCGCCGGGCGCTCGCGTTTCCGCAGTGCAAGAGGAGCTGCGGAATGAGCCAGCTCGAAACCTTCCTGCAGTGGCTGGGTAGGCGCCGCATCGCTGCTTGGGCGGCACTGGTCGGAGTGCTGCTTGCGCTACCAAGTGTGTTCACCGGCTTGCGGACCGAGGACTACTACCACTTCCGTGCCATTCGAGACGGCGTCGTCGACCCTCCAGCTCGGGTCAACCTCTTCAACTACATCAGCGGCAACGTCTCAGGCATCTATGGCTTGAAGGACTTCGGCACCATCCCGTGGTTCACCCTGAAGGATTACAAGGTCAGCTTCTGGCGTCCGCTTACATCGTTCACCCATTGGGTCGACTACCACTACTTCCCGGAATCGCCCTGGCTGGCGCACCTTCAGAGCCTGGCGTGGTACGCGTTGCTGATCCTCGCGGCAGCGGCACTGTACAGGCGCTTGCTGGCGGTGCCCTGGCTGGTGGCCCTCGCGACTCTGCTATACGCCATCGACGACGCCCACGCGCACCCGGTGGGTTGGCTTGCCAACCGTAACGCGATTCTGGCGACGCTGTGTGGGGTGTTCTCGATCTGGGCGCACGATGTCTGGCGGCGCAGTGGCCAGTCCGCGTTGACGCGTGGAGCCGCGGCGATCGTTGCGCCGCTCGGCCTGGGAGTGGGCTTTTTGTGTGGAGAGTTTGCGGTTGGGGCACTCGGCTACTTGGCTGCCCACGCGCTCTGGCTGGAGCCCCGCGGAAAGACCCGCGCAACTGACATCGCGAAGCGCGCCGCCGTGCTCCTGCCAAGCCTTGCCGCGTTTGGGGTCTGGCTCTACTACTACCGCAGGCTCGGACACGGCACTTACGGCACAGACTTCCACCTGGATCCCATCGCTGACACGGGTCGCTTCTTAAGTCAGAGCTTGTGGCGGCTGCCAGCGCTGATCGCGGGCCAGCTCTTCGGGGTCGACTGTGAAGCGTGGTGGAGGCTGCCCCCGAGCGTCGTCTACTCGCTTGCTGCTGTCGTCAGCGCGCTCGTGGCCGCGTTCTTGTGGTGGCTCAGGCCAACGCTCCGTGACCCGGCGGCGCGATTCTGGCTCTTTGGTGCCTTGCTCGCCACGCTGCCAGCGTGCGCCGCGATGCCCCAGGATCGGTTGCTGTTCTTCACCGGACTTGGGGGTATGGCGATTGTGGCTCTTGCCGTGCGGCAAGCCATTGAGCAGACCAAGACCGCCACCAGCCCACGCCACCTTGCAGGTCGCGTAGTCGCTTTTGCGCTCCTACTAGTTCATGGCGTGGTCGCGCCAATGACCTTTCCCCAGCGCAGCCTCATCATGTATCGCTTCGGCAACCAGCTCGATCGGGTCTCGGAGCGCTTGATGTGGAGTCACCCGAACAGCGACGAGCACTTGGTATTGATCGGTGGCCCCTCCTATTTCTACGTGGCGAGCCTGCTGGGGCTGCGTGCGACGCGTAACCTGCGAGTGCCTCGACATATCCGCATGTTGCATGCCGGAAGGGGCCCAGTGACGCTGAAGCGGCAGACGGAGCAACAGCTGGTCCTGGAAGCGCCATATGGCTTCTACTCGGACCCATTCGACGGAACCTACCGAGGGCATCAGTACCCGATGGAGGTTGGAGAGGGCCTGCAGCTCGCCGGGATGTTGATCATCGTGCGAGCCGTGGACACAGAAGGCGTCCCGACGCGCATCGAGGTCAACCTGCAGCGACCGGTAAAGCGTGGGAACTACCATTTCATGAGCTGGGTCCCGCCCAAGCCGGGAGACGACTACGGTCAGTTCCTCACTTTCAAGCTGCCCGAAGTCGGGGGAAGCGTGGAGTTGCCGAGTGGGTACTGAGCGGCCGCGCTTGCGAGAAATGCTGCGCTTGCGAGAAATGCTGCGGACCCGAGAGGGCAAGCTCGGCGCCGTGGCGCTGCTCGGGGCGAGCGCGCTCTGCGTGTACGTGCTGGTGTATCCGTTCTGGCTGGTGCGCTATCCACCAATCACCGACTTACCTTTCCACGCAGCAAATACGTCGATCCTGAGGCACTACTCGGACCCTGAATATCACTTTCGCGACCAGTTCTACGTCGACCCGCTGAGCGCGCCATATATGTTGCAGTATCTGGTTGGTGCGGGGCTGAGCCTCCTCATGCCGATTCACGTCGCTGTGAAGGTGACGTGCGTGCTGCTGCTGGGGTGCCTACCCCTGGGGCTCTCGCTGCTCTTTCGGGGCCTTGGCAAGCCGCGCTTCATGGGTTTGATCGCGCTCGGCCTGGTTTACTCCACGCTGACTCACTGGGGATTCATCAGCCACATCGCCGCCTTGGGGTTCTTTGCTGGGAGCGTCGGCGCCGCACTGATGCTATTCGAGGGTGGATCCCTGCGGCAATGCAAGCTGCGGACGTGGCTCCTCGGCAGCATGCTGCTCCTGACCCTTTTCAGTCACGTCTACCGCTATGCATTCGCGCTTGTGGGGGTGCTGCTCGTGGCGGCCGTCGCCAAGCGAAGTGGGCGAGCGTTGCGCGAGTTCAAGTTCTTCGGCCTCGCCCTACTGCCGTCGCTCGTCTTGTTCCTGGTGTTCTGGTTCCGCCGTGATCACGTAACGGGCGCTCAGCTGCTGCTCACCTGGGCACCGACCCGCGTCAGCGAGCTCCCGACACACGTGTTCGGAGGCTTCGTCGCGAGTGTCGGCGAACGCGAGCGGCTGGACGGCTGGCTATGGCTGTTCGCGTGCCTGGTGCTTGGGGTTGGCAACCTGGTGTGGAGGCGACGTCAGTCCGCACCAGAACACGCGGACACCAAAGCTCTTGAGCCAACCCCTGAAGATGCACCGACGCCGTTGGCACCTCTGAGCGCTGCGGCCCTACGCCGTTTCCGCCGAGATTCACACATCCTGGTCGCGCTGATCTGTGTGGGCTTGTTCGGGCTCTACCTGAGCCTGCCGCTCTCCTGGGGCAGCTGGTTCTTCGTGTACCCACGGGAGGCGCTGAGCGTGCTTTTCTTGCTGCTTGCGCTGCTCCCTGCAATGCCCAAGGGAGCACTCCCCCGCGTAGCTCTGGTGGGAGTACTCGCGCTGACCGCGGGGCGCCAGGCGCTGCTGGTCGCCGGCCAGTGGCTCGGCTTCGAGCGGCTGAACCAGGACTTCTACGCGATTCAGGCGAAGGTTCCCCCTCATCCAAGGCTCCTCTACCTGGTCTTCGATCACGCAGGTACGTATCGCTCCACGACCCCCTTCATTCACCTACCAGCGTGGATCCAAGCGGAAACAGGTGGCTCACTGTACTTCCATTTCGTGCGCTGGGGCTTGTATCCGATCCACTATCGACCTCGCGGTGAGGACACGCCGCCGAGCTTGCCGTACATGCTCGAGTGGCATCCTGAGTCGTTCCGTACCATCGAACACGGCGCTTGGTTCGACACCTTCCTGGTTCGCCACCGGGTGGATCCCGCCATCGTGTTCCAGGCCGACCCGAGCATCCAGCTGGTCGCTCACGAAGGTGAGTGGTGGCTTTATCGCAGACTTGACTAGTGCGCGTATCCGCGGCCGCGTGGCGCAGCTGGGACCGAGCAGGCACCACCCGCCCAAGGGACTAGCACGCGCCGAGGGACTAGCACGCGCCGCGACCGCACG from the Polyangiaceae bacterium genome contains:
- a CDS encoding OmpA family protein, giving the protein MRLHHTLFFTPLLVLAQATASSADAQTLEAEASNDGSAEASADGSVFESLQLHLEGGGDLVVGGTPADRFDPGGHLRGHLSLPVIGALHLQLGTGSWWFPAQSGDVGRLISAEGGVRFAPMKGPGPQGLFIDANVGLGLTGDLQRPVMSIGLGWQFALSDSVGLGPVVRYTQVFQPDSESGPDDARLLGAGIILSLGLPKRAVSEEPDRDGDGLRGDRDRCPTEPEDVDGFEDDDGCPDPDNDKDGIPDSGDRCPDAAETHNEYKDDDGCPDEAPPPPPEKPPETPTSDAPDAKGTPMDQVVHFNYRSHRILGSEEAAIQSVCDELSKRSGARVRVHGHADEAGSPGYNHELSAERAGNVARWLVRCGVDGSRIVVQADGENLPLCREHTSDCAARNRRVEFELLEE
- a CDS encoding glycosyltransferase, producing MTLVANIILGVCTAWTLAGLTATYRVSRKRVPVPQKLPAVSVLKPLCGADAGLEKNLETFFLQDHPDFELVFGVEDTADPALLVVDTLRKRYPQVHVQVVVHGPSVVSLAQAGINPKVRNLRGMLPHAVHDLVLVSDSNVAAPPDYLGDLVATHESDPRIGLVTNLFAGVAEDTLGAALENVQLNGFCAGGTALPTLLGDSSVVGKSMLFRRSLVQELGGLERVKDVLAEDYVLGKTFQHAGYRVAIASTVLHNVTSKMSLKAFHERHLRWGMLRWRLRPVAYAAELFASPLVLLPLAMATLGPAVGLAWCVSVALLRDVGGWYLLRGAERLWLPLVLSPLREVCILFTWGRALFKRHLQWRNNRVRLGAGTLLFEPKSTKAH
- a CDS encoding GtrA family protein, which produces MEKPDRLARLWLVVRSLSVGSLATLFDLGTLALLVHTFGLDPRLASLPALSIGVVAQFFGNKLFAFQDYRADWLRQGLLFLAVEALGFVANLVLFHVAVTFTPLPILPMRLAITSLVYFGLCLPLWSRIFSNAASSSSELKGES